One Owenweeksia hongkongensis DSM 17368 genomic region harbors:
- the nusA gene encoding transcription termination factor NusA: MENQAIIESFSDFKEEKNIDRVTLMAIIEDALRNQLKKKYGDDENFDIIVNPDKGDLEIWRNRTIVADGFVEDDNLEIELTEALKIEPDYEVGEEVSEELKLIDQGRRFILAFRQNLVQKVQEHDNSIIYKKYKDLEGEIMTGEVHHVRPRAVIIYDDDQNELVLPKDQQIPSDFYRKGDTVRAVVKTVDLRGNKPVVILSRTSEKFLEKLFEQEIPEVFDGLIIVKNVVREPGDKAKVAVESYDDRIDPVGACVGMKGSRIHGIVRELGNENIDVINYTSNTSLYIQRALSPAKITTLNIDEENGKVEVFLKPDQVSLAIGKRGLNIKLAGRLTGYEIDVYRDVDEDEDVELTEFSDEIEAWIIEELKAKGCDTAKSVLDLTVEELVSRTDLEQETIEEVRSILRSEFEE, from the coding sequence ATGGAAAATCAGGCTATAATAGAGAGTTTTTCTGATTTTAAGGAAGAGAAAAATATAGACAGGGTAACCCTGATGGCGATTATTGAAGACGCTTTGCGTAATCAATTGAAGAAGAAATACGGTGATGACGAGAATTTTGACATTATTGTAAATCCCGATAAAGGTGACCTTGAAATTTGGAGAAATAGAACCATCGTAGCTGATGGTTTTGTGGAAGATGACAACCTTGAAATCGAGCTTACAGAGGCATTGAAAATTGAACCCGACTATGAAGTGGGTGAAGAAGTGTCTGAGGAATTGAAGCTTATTGATCAGGGAAGAAGATTTATTTTGGCTTTCCGTCAAAATCTTGTACAGAAGGTGCAGGAGCATGACAATAGTATTATATACAAGAAGTACAAGGATCTTGAAGGAGAGATAATGACCGGAGAAGTACATCATGTGCGTCCTCGTGCAGTTATTATTTATGATGATGACCAAAACGAACTAGTACTTCCAAAGGATCAGCAAATCCCAAGTGACTTTTACCGTAAAGGTGATACTGTGCGCGCTGTGGTAAAAACTGTTGATCTGAGAGGAAATAAGCCAGTGGTTATCCTTTCGCGTACAAGCGAAAAGTTCCTGGAAAAACTCTTTGAACAAGAAATCCCTGAAGTATTTGACGGGCTTATTATAGTGAAAAACGTGGTGAGAGAACCAGGTGATAAAGCTAAAGTAGCCGTTGAGTCTTATGATGATCGTATTGATCCGGTAGGAGCTTGTGTTGGTATGAAAGGAAGCCGAATTCATGGAATCGTTCGTGAACTTGGAAATGAAAATATTGATGTGATTAATTACACTAGTAACACATCCTTATATATACAACGTGCTTTGAGCCCTGCAAAAATCACTACCCTCAATATTGATGAGGAGAATGGTAAAGTAGAGGTTTTCTTAAAGCCGGATCAGGTTTCTTTGGCAATAGGAAAGCGTGGTTTGAATATCAAATTAGCTGGTAGACTTACTGGTTATGAAATTGATGTGTACCGCGATGTTGATGAAGACGAAGATGTAGAGTTGACTGAGTTTTCTGATGAAATAGAAGCTTGGATCATTGAAGAATTGAAAGCAAAGGGCTGTGATACAGCTAAGAGCGTATTAGACCTAACCGTAGAGGAATTAGTATCCCGCACTGACCTTGAGCAGGAAACTATAGAGGAAGTACGTAGCATATTGAGGTCAGAATTTGAAGAATAA
- the infB gene encoding translation initiation factor IF-2: MAEKSLRLSQLAKECNTGVATLIEFLQSNGVEEKLRPTSRIDGEFIQLALDKFAPDMAKKEQSEKVSQQKKEEKEKLKAELEGKDEVSKPASEVIKARSSLSGPKMVGKIDLDKPTKTAEEVAPAPEAEKPEAKPEPVKAEEVKEVSEKETVAETPKEVEAPKEQKEEPKQESPKPAKADEKKEEVKAAEEKVEEPKPEKKEAPKAVEEKAAEEKVEAPKTEDKPKVEEARTEKAEVKEEPKAKTEEEKPKAAEETKVSEEAKADASTPAGKVTDDEGNERTVDAHKTQYTKLSGPKFTGEKVDLSKFAKPKKKVASSTDKKGDNKAKPKRKRIRTNPGSGAGGPGAGGQNRPGQFKKGGNRGPGGGRRNEPKRELTEEEVQKQIKETLEKLTGGGKKSKSAKMRREKRQERKEQDALDELQREEDSKTIQVTEFVTVSELANMMDVSVNEIISACMSLGMMVTMNQRLDGETLQIVAEEFGYGVEFVSADVTEAIEEEVDQEEDLSPRAPIVTVMGHVDHGKTSLLDYVRKANVIAGESGGITQHIGAYSVELEQGGMMTFLDTPGHEAFTAMRARGAQVTDIAIIVIAADDDVMPQTKEAISHAQAAGVPIVFAINKIDRPGANPEKVKETLAQMNLLVEDWGGKIQSQDISAKSGQGVNELLEKVLLESELLDLKANPDRNAAGSVVEASLDKGRGYLSTILVQNGTLKIGDYILAGQYSGKVKAMLDERGHRVEEAGPARPVSVLGLDGAPQAGDKFVVMDDEREAKSIASKRTQLQREQSARSQKNLTLEEIGRRLAIGDFQELNVIVKGDVDGSIEALSDSLQKLSTDEIQVNIIHKAVGQISESDILLATASDAIIVGFQVRPSASARKLAEKEQVDVRLYSIIYDAINEIRDAMEGMLSPEVKEKVVCNIEIRETFKISKVGTIAGCYVLDGTVTRNTKVRVIRDGVVVYTGVLGSLKRYKDDVKEVSKGYECGLNVQNFNDIKVGDNIEGFEEVEVKKTL, encoded by the coding sequence ATGGCAGAAAAGTCTTTGAGACTTAGTCAACTGGCGAAAGAGTGTAATACGGGTGTGGCAACCCTTATTGAATTCCTTCAGAGCAATGGAGTAGAAGAGAAGCTGCGTCCAACGTCAAGGATAGATGGTGAGTTTATCCAATTGGCATTGGATAAGTTCGCTCCGGATATGGCTAAAAAGGAACAATCTGAGAAGGTAAGCCAGCAGAAGAAAGAGGAGAAAGAGAAGCTTAAGGCTGAATTGGAGGGTAAGGATGAAGTATCCAAGCCAGCTAGTGAGGTTATCAAAGCGCGCTCTTCATTGAGTGGTCCTAAAATGGTGGGCAAGATTGATCTTGACAAACCAACTAAGACCGCTGAAGAGGTAGCGCCTGCACCTGAAGCTGAAAAGCCCGAAGCTAAGCCAGAGCCGGTAAAAGCTGAGGAGGTAAAGGAAGTTTCTGAAAAGGAAACTGTGGCTGAAACTCCCAAAGAGGTTGAAGCTCCAAAAGAGCAAAAAGAAGAGCCTAAGCAGGAATCGCCAAAGCCTGCCAAAGCGGATGAAAAGAAGGAAGAGGTAAAAGCTGCCGAAGAAAAGGTAGAAGAGCCAAAACCTGAAAAGAAAGAAGCGCCTAAGGCTGTCGAAGAAAAAGCAGCAGAAGAAAAAGTGGAGGCACCTAAAACCGAGGATAAACCCAAAGTAGAGGAAGCTAGAACTGAAAAGGCAGAGGTAAAAGAAGAGCCTAAAGCTAAAACTGAAGAAGAAAAGCCTAAAGCCGCTGAGGAAACTAAAGTTTCTGAGGAGGCAAAAGCTGATGCCTCAACTCCTGCAGGAAAAGTTACCGATGATGAGGGTAACGAGAGAACTGTAGACGCTCATAAAACACAATATACTAAGCTTAGTGGTCCCAAGTTTACTGGTGAGAAAGTTGATCTTTCAAAATTTGCAAAACCAAAGAAAAAGGTAGCAAGTAGCACTGATAAGAAAGGTGATAATAAGGCTAAGCCTAAACGTAAACGTATTCGTACTAATCCGGGTTCTGGAGCAGGTGGTCCTGGAGCTGGTGGTCAAAATAGACCAGGTCAGTTTAAGAAAGGAGGAAACCGCGGCCCAGGTGGAGGTCGTAGAAACGAACCTAAGCGCGAGCTGACGGAAGAAGAAGTACAAAAGCAAATTAAGGAGACCTTAGAGAAACTTACCGGTGGTGGTAAGAAATCTAAGTCGGCTAAGATGAGACGTGAAAAGCGTCAGGAAAGAAAAGAGCAAGATGCTCTTGATGAACTGCAACGCGAAGAGGATAGCAAGACAATTCAGGTAACGGAATTTGTTACTGTAAGTGAGCTTGCAAACATGATGGATGTTTCGGTAAACGAAATTATCTCAGCATGTATGTCTCTAGGTATGATGGTAACGATGAATCAACGTTTGGACGGGGAAACTCTACAAATTGTAGCTGAGGAGTTTGGTTACGGAGTTGAGTTTGTAAGTGCTGATGTGACTGAGGCTATTGAAGAAGAAGTTGATCAGGAAGAAGATCTTTCTCCTCGTGCGCCAATTGTTACAGTAATGGGACACGTTGATCATGGTAAAACATCTTTACTTGATTACGTTCGTAAGGCAAATGTTATTGCTGGTGAGTCCGGTGGTATTACCCAACATATCGGTGCATATTCTGTAGAGCTGGAGCAAGGAGGAATGATGACGTTCCTGGATACTCCGGGTCACGAAGCGTTTACCGCGATGCGTGCTCGTGGTGCTCAGGTTACTGATATTGCAATTATTGTGATTGCCGCTGATGATGATGTGATGCCTCAAACTAAGGAAGCTATTAGCCATGCTCAGGCGGCTGGTGTTCCTATTGTATTTGCAATCAACAAGATTGATCGCCCAGGTGCAAACCCCGAAAAAGTAAAAGAAACACTTGCCCAAATGAATCTTTTGGTTGAAGATTGGGGAGGTAAAATACAGTCTCAGGATATTTCTGCAAAAAGCGGACAAGGAGTAAATGAGCTTCTTGAAAAAGTATTGCTTGAGTCGGAGTTGTTAGATCTTAAGGCTAACCCGGATCGTAATGCGGCAGGTAGTGTTGTAGAGGCTTCTCTTGATAAAGGAAGAGGTTACTTATCTACAATCTTAGTTCAAAACGGGACACTTAAAATTGGAGATTATATTCTCGCTGGTCAATACAGTGGTAAGGTAAAAGCTATGCTCGATGAGCGCGGACACCGTGTGGAAGAAGCTGGTCCTGCCAGACCTGTGAGTGTTTTAGGTCTTGATGGTGCACCCCAAGCAGGTGACAAGTTCGTGGTAATGGATGATGAGCGTGAAGCAAAGTCTATTGCCAGCAAGCGTACACAGTTGCAGCGTGAACAAAGTGCTAGATCTCAGAAAAACCTTACCCTTGAGGAAATTGGTAGACGTTTGGCTATCGGTGACTTCCAGGAACTGAATGTGATTGTGAAAGGTGATGTTGATGGTTCTATTGAAGCATTGTCGGACTCTTTACAGAAATTGAGTACTGATGAAATTCAGGTAAACATTATACATAAAGCCGTTGGTCAGATTTCAGAATCTGATATTCTACTGGCCACAGCTTCTGATGCAATTATTGTTGGATTCCAGGTACGTCCTTCTGCAAGTGCACGTAAGTTGGCTGAGAAGGAGCAAGTGGATGTTCGTTTGTACTCTATCATCTATGATGCGATTAATGAAATCCGAGATGCAATGGAAGGAATGCTTTCTCCAGAAGTTAAGGAGAAGGTGGTTTGTAACATCGAAATCCGTGAAACCTTCAAGATTTCTAAAGTTGGAACTATTGCCGGATGTTACGTACTAGATGGTACTGTGACGAGGAATACCAAGGTTCGTGTAATTAGAGATGGTGTGGTTGTTTATACAGGAGTTCTTGGTTCGCTTAAGCGTTACAAGGATGATGTTAAAGAAGTAAGTAAAGGTTATGAATGTGGTCTAAACGTTCAAAACTTCAACGATATCAAAGTTGGCGACAACATCGAAGGATTTGAAGAAGTAGAAGTGAAGAAGACATTGTAA